One stretch of Chitinophaga pendula DNA includes these proteins:
- a CDS encoding LysE family translocator, which yields MIPMQQYAIFVLAAMIMVITPGPNMLYVVSRSITQGRKAGMISLVGVACGFLFHILLVSFGLTAVLMSIPYAYTILKTAGIVYLLYLAWEAVKPGGRSLFEHRAALSIDGPLRLFSMGFFTNVLNPKVAVFYLSFFPQFIDPARGHVFAQSIFLGGTLLVLSFTGNSLIIFAASRLTHWFAANPKWVRAQKWLMGGVLSGLAIKLALDRSK from the coding sequence ATGATACCGATGCAGCAGTATGCCATCTTTGTACTGGCCGCCATGATAATGGTGATCACTCCCGGCCCGAATATGTTGTATGTAGTGTCCCGCTCTATTACGCAGGGACGTAAGGCGGGTATGATCTCATTGGTAGGTGTGGCATGTGGGTTCCTGTTCCATATCCTGCTGGTGTCTTTCGGATTGACGGCGGTGTTGATGAGCATTCCTTATGCGTATACGATATTGAAGACGGCGGGTATTGTATACCTGTTGTACCTGGCCTGGGAGGCGGTGAAGCCTGGGGGGCGGAGTTTATTTGAGCATCGCGCAGCGCTATCGATAGATGGGCCGCTGCGCTTGTTCAGTATGGGTTTTTTCACCAATGTGCTGAATCCTAAAGTGGCGGTATTTTATTTGTCTTTCTTTCCTCAATTCATAGATCCTGCCCGCGGGCATGTGTTTGCACAGAGCATATTTCTTGGGGGTACATTGCTCGTATTGAGCTTTACCGGCAACTCGCTGATCATTTTTGCTGCCAGCAGACTGACGCATTGGTTTGCGGCGAATCCTAAATGGGTACGTGCACAGAAATGGTTGATGGGAGGTGTATTATCTGGTCTGGCGATTAAGCTGGCATTGGACAGAAGTAAGTGA
- a CDS encoding MFS transporter, which produces MFAIYKKAYSGLSSSIWWLALVLLVNRTGSMVIPFMTVYLTQSLHFSIAEAGWVMACFGSGAVLGALAGGRLADKIGFYPIQFWSLLLNGISFMILGQMQTLTAICVTIFFQSLIGEAFRPANATAIAHYSTPENRTRSYALYRMAINLGFALGPALGGMLAAISYHLLFWVDGISCIAAAFLMRIVLPPVKVVHKEPKKEAAAPVTGGSAYADKYYLVFIFLVTLNAICFFQSMTIVPVFFKEQMQLNEFQIGLTMAVNGGLIALVEMILVYRLEGKRDNLFFIVRGTVMMGAAFACFNIFPPIGAVALLYMLLLTVGEMLSMPFMNSFWIARSQDHNRGEYAALYTICFSVAHIVAPTLGANLVQQLGFNNWWYITTGLCLLSTTGFILLRRSMNNVKIRATQLQASA; this is translated from the coding sequence TTGTTTGCAATCTATAAAAAAGCATATTCCGGCCTGTCATCTTCCATATGGTGGTTAGCATTGGTGTTGCTGGTGAATCGTACCGGCTCTATGGTAATTCCTTTTATGACGGTGTATCTCACGCAATCGCTGCATTTCAGTATTGCGGAGGCAGGATGGGTCATGGCCTGTTTCGGCAGTGGCGCAGTGCTGGGGGCATTGGCAGGTGGACGGCTGGCGGATAAGATTGGATTTTACCCGATACAGTTCTGGAGCTTGTTGCTGAATGGTATCTCTTTTATGATATTGGGGCAGATGCAGACGTTGACGGCTATCTGTGTCACTATCTTTTTCCAAAGCCTGATAGGAGAAGCTTTCCGTCCGGCGAATGCGACGGCTATTGCGCATTACAGTACGCCGGAGAACAGGACACGTTCTTATGCTTTGTACCGGATGGCCATTAACCTGGGTTTTGCCCTGGGGCCGGCTTTAGGTGGTATGCTGGCCGCCATCAGCTACCATCTTTTATTCTGGGTAGATGGCATCAGTTGTATAGCGGCGGCCTTTTTGATGCGTATAGTGTTGCCACCGGTGAAGGTGGTGCATAAGGAGCCCAAAAAAGAAGCGGCAGCGCCGGTGACAGGCGGCAGCGCCTACGCCGACAAATATTACCTGGTATTCATTTTCCTGGTGACGCTGAATGCGATCTGTTTCTTCCAGTCGATGACGATCGTGCCGGTATTTTTTAAAGAGCAGATGCAGCTGAATGAATTCCAGATCGGATTGACGATGGCGGTAAATGGGGGGCTGATAGCACTGGTAGAAATGATATTAGTATACCGGCTGGAAGGCAAACGGGATAATCTTTTCTTTATCGTCAGGGGTACCGTGATGATGGGGGCGGCATTTGCCTGCTTTAACATATTCCCGCCGATCGGCGCAGTAGCCCTGTTGTATATGTTGCTGCTGACAGTAGGAGAGATGTTGAGCATGCCTTTTATGAACTCTTTTTGGATCGCACGTAGCCAGGATCATAACCGGGGTGAATATGCGGCGCTGTATACTATCTGTTTCTCTGTGGCGCATATTGTAGCGCCTACACTGGGCGCCAACCTGGTGCAACAGCTTGGTTTCAACAACTGGTGGTATATCACGACTGGTCTCTGCCTGCTGTCGACGACGGGTTTTATCTTACTACGCCGGTCTATGAACAATGTAAAAATCCGCGCTACCCAATTACAGGCAAGCGCCTGA
- a CDS encoding DUF4374 domain-containing protein: MRKFFLYSLVTTGVLAAVACYKPKHFSFQTSGNYVVALRTKGMNKSADYLVAQDSIYKEAAVISAEGNGKEQQGWSYYWAIGNTVVSFGYGAQTNKAVAYELTASKTLQQKGTFNFARMDCFGTGDNQTIVGVGAPWGGGTYDCEIQLVDVNSVGIRKRKVTPLYRISDKDTLNKWPSSLMVNDGKLYVAFYPLHGVSWLTALTDTAYVTVYSYPGLDSITTMKDTRTGPIGYYGAPTCMLKAENGDIYTISPSSIAAGYTQVTKKSGILRIRSGQLDFDPGYFFDVETITGGKLLTAVYVGNGLVVARMVLPGKDNEAWAALDPTIPACKLVVVDLFNKTVTDVAGVPVHGGQFGAAALVENGKVYMSITTPASQECRVYEIDAKTATGKRGANVKGVELSGIYNLGK, encoded by the coding sequence ATGCGTAAATTTTTTTTATATAGCCTGGTAACAACGGGGGTGCTGGCAGCAGTGGCCTGTTATAAACCTAAACATTTTTCTTTCCAGACATCGGGTAACTATGTGGTGGCATTGCGTACGAAAGGAATGAATAAAAGTGCGGACTATCTGGTGGCACAGGATAGTATTTACAAGGAGGCGGCTGTTATTTCCGCAGAGGGTAATGGTAAGGAGCAGCAAGGCTGGTCTTACTATTGGGCGATCGGTAATACGGTGGTGAGTTTCGGTTATGGCGCACAGACGAACAAGGCTGTTGCCTATGAGCTGACAGCCAGCAAGACCTTGCAGCAGAAGGGTACTTTTAACTTTGCCAGGATGGACTGTTTTGGTACGGGCGACAACCAGACGATCGTAGGCGTGGGCGCGCCATGGGGCGGTGGTACCTACGATTGTGAGATACAGCTGGTGGATGTTAATTCGGTAGGTATCCGTAAGCGGAAGGTAACGCCGTTGTATCGTATATCCGATAAGGATACATTGAATAAGTGGCCCAGTTCCCTGATGGTGAACGATGGTAAGTTGTATGTGGCGTTCTATCCTTTGCATGGGGTATCCTGGCTGACCGCGTTGACGGATACTGCTTATGTAACGGTATATAGTTACCCTGGGCTGGATTCTATCACCACGATGAAAGATACCAGAACAGGCCCTATTGGTTATTACGGTGCGCCTACCTGTATGTTGAAGGCGGAGAATGGCGATATTTATACCATCTCACCCTCGTCTATCGCGGCCGGGTATACGCAGGTGACCAAAAAGTCCGGTATCCTCCGTATCCGCAGTGGACAGCTGGATTTTGATCCCGGTTATTTCTTTGACGTGGAGACGATCACCGGCGGTAAGTTGCTTACGGCTGTTTATGTGGGTAATGGGTTGGTAGTGGCCAGGATGGTATTACCCGGCAAGGACAACGAGGCCTGGGCAGCGCTGGACCCTACGATCCCTGCTTGTAAGCTGGTGGTCGTCGACCTGTTCAACAAAACGGTTACTGATGTTGCCGGGGTGCCGGTACATGGCGGACAGTTCGGTGCGGCGGCGCTGGTAGAAAATGGAAAGGTGTATATGTCTATTACCACTCCTGCTTCACAGGAGTGTCGGGTATATGAGATCGACGCCAAGACAGCTACCGGTAAGAGAGGAGCTAATGTAAAAGGGGTGGAGTTGTCTGGTATTTATAACCTGGGAAAGTAA
- a CDS encoding radical SAM protein codes for MKESPYILYSDGNGNIFEDTSMHVTGRAGWDAWPVPVEEWIELPDGGQLYELPGRRGIGINASTGDMELCEKGWAVAAFIPPAHTGLFLAAYEALPDAPTLPLFCYTAVGWLDGKFYVPAVRIEQDIRQECAGFDDKTVKQGVQQLTTAYPHNRLVQHLANNCALTYHCPAARNYFMGRWECPIPSSPACNANCVGCISFQPEEESIVSTQDRLRFKPTAAEIVEYTVPHLESAPFPIVSFGQGCEGEPLLMWETIRESILEIRKHTAKGSININTNGSKPDAVRALCEAGLNSIRVSMNSVQERYYTPYYRPNNYVFADIVESLKVVREFGGWTSINYFVFPGMTDSVEEYEALRQLIIDTDLCMIQWRNFNIDPDWYLRKLGLTETGECLGMSQMLSLIREEFPHLKFGYFNPPMERIKGDYLSDFAHH; via the coding sequence ATGAAGGAATCTCCTTATATACTTTATTCAGACGGCAACGGTAACATCTTTGAAGATACCTCTATGCATGTCACTGGCCGCGCCGGCTGGGATGCATGGCCCGTGCCTGTGGAAGAATGGATCGAGCTGCCCGACGGAGGCCAGCTGTATGAACTGCCTGGCCGCCGTGGTATCGGCATCAACGCCAGCACCGGCGATATGGAACTGTGCGAAAAAGGATGGGCCGTAGCTGCCTTCATCCCGCCTGCACATACCGGCCTCTTCCTCGCTGCCTACGAAGCATTACCCGACGCTCCCACCCTCCCACTCTTCTGCTATACCGCAGTAGGCTGGCTCGATGGTAAATTCTACGTTCCTGCCGTTCGTATCGAACAGGATATCCGCCAGGAATGCGCCGGCTTCGACGACAAAACCGTTAAACAGGGCGTACAGCAGCTGACTACCGCATATCCGCATAACCGCCTGGTACAACACCTGGCCAACAACTGCGCACTCACCTATCACTGCCCCGCCGCCCGTAACTACTTCATGGGCAGATGGGAATGCCCCATCCCCTCCTCTCCTGCCTGCAACGCCAACTGCGTAGGCTGCATCTCCTTCCAGCCGGAAGAAGAAAGCATCGTATCTACCCAGGACCGGTTACGCTTCAAACCAACAGCAGCAGAGATCGTAGAATATACCGTACCCCACCTGGAATCAGCCCCCTTCCCCATCGTCAGCTTCGGACAAGGCTGCGAAGGCGAACCGCTGCTCATGTGGGAAACCATCCGCGAATCCATCCTCGAAATAAGAAAACATACCGCCAAAGGAAGCATCAATATCAACACCAATGGCAGTAAACCCGATGCCGTACGTGCCCTCTGCGAAGCAGGCCTCAACAGCATCCGCGTCAGCATGAACTCCGTACAGGAACGCTACTATACGCCGTACTACCGGCCTAATAACTACGTATTCGCCGATATCGTAGAAAGCCTCAAAGTAGTACGCGAATTCGGTGGCTGGACCTCTATCAACTACTTCGTATTCCCGGGCATGACCGACAGCGTAGAAGAATATGAAGCCCTGCGCCAGCTTATCATCGACACCGACCTGTGTATGATACAATGGCGTAACTTCAACATCGATCCCGACTGGTATCTCCGCAAACTGGGCCTCACCGAAACCGGCGAATGCCTCGGCATGTCACAGATGCTGTCCCTCATCCGCGAAGAGTTCCCGCACCTCAAGTTCGGGTACTTCAACCCGCCAATGGAAAGGATCAAAGGCGACTACCTCTCCGACTTCGCCCATCACTAA
- a CDS encoding TonB-dependent receptor domain-containing protein: protein MPIKFLYTLFLYLIACLGLTFSVSRLQAQERNGHISGTIHFADGQPAAGVTVRIARLDKATSTDENGRFHFTGLPVQTYRLTSTMVGYIRLHQEVRVTAGQTVTLDLTMERDESKLQEVSVAAKSEVRRAKEQGFSINSIDARRLHNTTRDINQVLNRTTGIRIREEGGLGSNYSFTLNGFSGKQIKFFVDGVPIDNFGSALSLNNIPINLAERIEVYKGVVPISLGADALGGAVNVITNQGMQHFLDVSYSYGSFNTHRASFSARHTTEKGFTINASAAHNYADNNFKVDVQIPDETGKFGPVQRIRRFHDAYQATMGQVELGVTGKPYADRLFIGLIAAGNKKDIQTGMTMEDVVGQAYNSSESLIPTLKYKKRDLFTKGLSLVVNANYSFVKSRITDSSSRHYDWLGNYTIKTVGSTSGEINFNKTLFRFNDRNAVAMANLNYQLNDHHQLSLNYTYNRFRRVGEDPISKYPIAFQHPSILSKQIGGLGYQYTTTDKKLIATVFGKLFRMSAVNAEAGWGNYKPLSASYTKPGYGAAAAYFVLPFVQVKASYENTWRLPEGEEMFGNGLLIEDNPNLKPEHSHNANFGLLVSKTLRSHRLEGELNLLYRLSGDFIRQEATGPRGRYMNVDSVRTTGVEWTVKYGYKDIFTFELNGTYQNTLNVKKLVKGIRNYAYWDRIPNVPYYFGNVDVAYNVKKPFRKDDVFTITAGGTFVEEFYLFWPSQGDPGDKFVIPRQMTAFAGLTYAMMNGRYNITAECLNLGDAKVYDNFRLQKPGRSFNMKLRYFIH from the coding sequence ATGCCTATAAAATTCCTATACACACTTTTCCTATACCTGATCGCTTGTTTAGGGTTGACCTTCTCCGTTTCCCGGTTACAGGCACAGGAGCGTAACGGACATATCAGCGGTACCATTCATTTTGCCGACGGGCAGCCGGCAGCCGGCGTGACGGTGCGCATCGCCCGGTTGGACAAAGCCACCAGCACGGATGAAAACGGCCGTTTCCATTTCACCGGCCTTCCCGTACAGACCTATCGTCTTACCAGTACCATGGTGGGGTATATTCGCCTGCACCAGGAGGTACGGGTCACTGCCGGTCAGACGGTTACCCTCGACCTGACGATGGAGCGCGACGAATCTAAGCTGCAGGAGGTATCGGTAGCCGCTAAGTCAGAAGTACGGCGGGCAAAAGAACAAGGGTTTTCGATCAATAGCATCGATGCCAGACGGCTGCATAATACCACCCGCGATATCAACCAGGTGTTGAATAGAACGACCGGTATCCGTATACGGGAGGAAGGCGGTCTGGGTTCCAACTATAGCTTTACGCTGAATGGTTTCAGCGGCAAACAGATTAAGTTCTTTGTAGACGGCGTACCCATCGACAACTTTGGCAGTGCGCTTTCGCTGAACAATATTCCCATCAACCTGGCAGAAAGGATAGAGGTGTACAAGGGCGTGGTGCCGATATCATTGGGAGCAGATGCACTGGGTGGCGCGGTGAATGTGATCACCAACCAGGGCATGCAGCATTTCCTGGATGTATCTTATAGTTATGGTTCCTTTAATACGCACCGGGCATCCTTTAGTGCACGGCATACGACGGAGAAAGGTTTTACTATCAACGCGAGTGCAGCTCATAACTATGCCGACAACAACTTTAAGGTAGATGTGCAGATACCGGATGAGACGGGCAAGTTTGGACCAGTGCAACGGATACGCCGTTTCCATGATGCTTACCAGGCTACTATGGGGCAGGTGGAGTTGGGTGTGACCGGCAAGCCTTATGCTGACCGCCTCTTCATCGGGCTGATCGCGGCGGGTAATAAAAAAGACATCCAGACCGGTATGACCATGGAAGATGTGGTTGGACAGGCTTACAATAGCAGTGAATCGCTGATACCTACGTTAAAGTATAAAAAACGCGATCTGTTTACTAAAGGGCTTTCCCTGGTGGTGAATGCAAACTATAGTTTTGTGAAGTCCCGAATCACGGATAGCAGCTCCCGGCATTATGACTGGCTGGGTAATTATACGATCAAAACGGTGGGAAGCACTTCCGGCGAGATCAACTTCAACAAGACGCTTTTCCGCTTTAACGATCGTAATGCTGTAGCTATGGCTAACCTGAACTATCAGCTGAACGATCATCATCAGCTTAGCCTGAACTATACCTACAACCGTTTCCGCCGGGTGGGAGAAGATCCGATCAGTAAATACCCGATCGCTTTCCAGCATCCCAGCATTTTATCCAAGCAGATAGGCGGCCTGGGGTACCAGTATACGACGACAGATAAGAAACTGATCGCTACTGTTTTTGGTAAGCTGTTCCGCATGTCGGCCGTGAATGCGGAGGCAGGATGGGGTAATTACAAGCCGCTCTCTGCCAGCTATACCAAACCCGGTTATGGCGCGGCGGCTGCTTACTTTGTGCTGCCCTTTGTACAGGTGAAGGCTTCCTATGAAAATACATGGCGCTTACCGGAAGGAGAGGAGATGTTTGGCAACGGGCTGCTGATAGAAGACAATCCTAACTTAAAGCCGGAGCATAGCCATAATGCCAACTTCGGGCTGCTGGTGTCGAAGACATTACGCAGTCATCGCCTGGAGGGAGAGCTGAACCTGTTGTACCGTTTGTCCGGCGATTTCATCCGTCAGGAGGCTACCGGCCCACGGGGGCGCTATATGAATGTAGACAGTGTGCGGACCACTGGTGTAGAGTGGACGGTGAAATATGGTTACAAGGACATCTTCACCTTTGAGCTGAACGGTACTTACCAGAATACGCTGAACGTGAAGAAGCTGGTGAAGGGCATCCGTAACTACGCTTATTGGGATAGGATACCGAACGTCCCCTATTATTTCGGTAACGTAGATGTGGCTTACAATGTGAAAAAGCCTTTCCGTAAAGATGATGTGTTTACGATCACTGCCGGCGGCACATTTGTAGAGGAGTTTTATCTTTTCTGGCCCAGCCAGGGAGATCCCGGGGATAAGTTTGTGATCCCCCGCCAGATGACGGCATTTGCCGGTCTGACCTATGCTATGATGAATGGCCGGTACAACATTACGGCGGAATGTCTGAACCTCGGTGATGCGAAGGTGTATGACAACTTCCGCCTACAGAAACCCGGCAGGTCTTTTAACATGAAGCTGAGATATTTCATCCATTAA